One window of Pirellulales bacterium genomic DNA carries:
- a CDS encoding polynucleotide kinase-phosphatase: protein MATFSIPNLSLVALIGPSGAGKSTFARKHFLATEVLSSDYCRGLVSDDENSQAATTDAFEVLHYIAAKRLATGRLTVVDATNVQQEARQPLVTLARKYHVLPVAIVFNLPEDVCQERNRDRPDRDFGPHVIRQQRSQLRRSMKALKREGFRHVFVLESPDEVDATSIERTPLWNDKRHEHGPFDFIGDVHGCCEELEELLVALGYEGGRLDNSGLGWSSLTYAHPEGRKAVFVGDLVDRGPRIVDSLSLVRNMVATGAALCVPGNHDMKLLRKLRGKDVQISHGLANSLAEIEAIDEAVRGVFVKELSAFLDGLVSHYVLDSGRIVVAHAGMKESMQGRGSGIVRNFALYGETTGETDEFGLPVRFNWAAEYRGDATVVYGHTPVPMPDWLNKTINIDTGCVFGGSLTALRYPELDLVSVKAKQTYCEPVRPFLTAGQKSPSVSTQHEHDDLLDLSDVTGKRIISTRLRRNVTIREENGTAALEVMSRFAANPKWLVYLPPTMSPSETSSKDGYLEHPEEAFSYFRNQGVPKVVCEEKHMGSRAVVVVCRDEDAAAKRFGVEGETGVITTRTGRRFFNDTDVETAILGRIRDALTAAKSWEEFSTDWVVLDCELMPWSAKAQELLKSQYAAVGSAANAALPSVLDALSQAGSRLNGEEAELIKGLTENFSRQAESARRFVNAYRNYCWVVKSVDDFKLAPFHILATENHVHVQRNHEWHMQTLAAICSHDSQLLLATPFRIVDVTNLDEVSDAIRWWTELTGKGGEGMVVKPLDFIAKGKKGLLQPAVKCRGREYLRIIYGPDYTSGANLARLRNRGLGAKRSLALREFALGIEALERFVRREPLRRVHECVFGVLALESEPVDPRL, encoded by the coding sequence ATGGCTACTTTCTCGATTCCCAACTTGTCGCTTGTTGCGCTCATCGGCCCCAGTGGGGCTGGCAAGAGCACGTTTGCACGCAAGCACTTTCTGGCAACGGAAGTACTTTCAAGCGACTACTGTCGTGGCTTGGTCAGCGATGACGAAAACAGTCAAGCGGCGACCACCGACGCGTTTGAGGTGCTGCACTACATCGCGGCAAAGCGACTGGCTACCGGTCGATTGACGGTCGTCGACGCGACCAACGTGCAGCAAGAAGCTCGGCAGCCGCTCGTGACGCTCGCCCGTAAGTATCACGTTCTGCCAGTCGCCATTGTCTTTAACCTGCCGGAGGACGTATGTCAGGAGCGGAATCGCGACCGTCCTGACCGGGACTTTGGGCCGCACGTAATTCGTCAGCAACGCTCGCAACTGCGACGGTCCATGAAGGCACTAAAGCGGGAAGGTTTCCGGCACGTCTTTGTCTTGGAGTCGCCGGATGAAGTCGATGCCACTTCGATTGAACGGACTCCGCTTTGGAACGACAAGCGACACGAGCACGGTCCCTTCGATTTTATTGGTGACGTGCATGGCTGCTGTGAGGAACTGGAAGAGCTTCTCGTCGCACTTGGATATGAGGGTGGTCGCCTCGACAACTCCGGACTCGGCTGGTCGAGCTTGACATACGCCCATCCAGAAGGCCGCAAGGCCGTTTTTGTCGGCGACTTGGTGGACCGAGGCCCTCGCATTGTTGATTCGCTGAGCCTTGTTCGGAATATGGTTGCAACAGGGGCAGCCCTCTGCGTTCCAGGTAACCACGATATGAAGCTGCTCAGGAAGCTACGCGGGAAGGACGTTCAAATATCGCACGGTTTGGCCAATTCGCTCGCGGAAATAGAGGCGATTGATGAGGCAGTGAGAGGAGTGTTCGTCAAAGAACTGTCAGCGTTTCTCGATGGGCTCGTCAGTCACTATGTTTTGGATAGTGGTCGAATTGTGGTCGCACACGCGGGCATGAAAGAGTCGATGCAGGGTCGTGGTTCAGGGATAGTGAGGAACTTTGCTCTCTACGGGGAGACTACCGGCGAGACCGATGAATTTGGGTTGCCTGTTCGCTTCAACTGGGCTGCGGAGTATCGGGGAGACGCGACGGTAGTCTATGGTCATACGCCGGTGCCGATGCCAGACTGGCTCAACAAGACAATCAACATTGATACTGGATGCGTGTTTGGCGGTTCACTGACGGCACTTCGTTACCCGGAACTTGATTTGGTCTCTGTGAAGGCGAAGCAAACCTATTGTGAGCCGGTCCGACCGTTTCTGACGGCAGGACAGAAATCGCCGTCCGTGTCGACGCAGCATGAGCATGATGACCTACTGGACCTTTCTGACGTAACCGGCAAGCGAATCATTTCCACGCGATTGCGTCGTAACGTCACCATTCGTGAGGAGAACGGCACGGCGGCGTTAGAGGTTATGAGTCGATTTGCTGCGAATCCGAAGTGGCTCGTCTACCTCCCTCCGACGATGTCGCCGTCAGAGACGAGTTCTAAGGACGGCTATTTAGAGCATCCGGAAGAAGCCTTCAGCTACTTTCGCAATCAAGGAGTGCCGAAGGTTGTGTGCGAGGAAAAGCACATGGGCTCACGTGCAGTGGTTGTTGTCTGCCGTGATGAGGACGCTGCGGCCAAGCGATTCGGTGTTGAGGGTGAAACTGGCGTAATCACGACCCGAACAGGTCGCCGTTTCTTCAACGATACTGACGTGGAGACGGCGATACTCGGTCGTATTCGAGATGCGTTGACCGCCGCGAAGTCTTGGGAAGAGTTCAGCACTGACTGGGTCGTTTTAGACTGCGAGCTGATGCCTTGGTCGGCGAAGGCTCAAGAATTGCTCAAGTCGCAGTATGCGGCCGTTGGCTCAGCCGCCAATGCGGCTCTGCCCTCCGTGCTCGATGCCTTGTCGCAAGCGGGTAGCCGACTGAATGGCGAAGAGGCCGAATTGATTAAAGGCCTGACGGAGAATTTCAGTCGCCAAGCTGAGTCGGCCCGGCGATTTGTCAATGCCTATCGCAACTATTGTTGGGTGGTAAAGTCCGTTGACGATTTCAAACTCGCTCCGTTCCATATTCTGGCGACCGAAAATCATGTCCATGTTCAGCGGAATCACGAGTGGCATATGCAAACGCTCGCAGCAATCTGCTCGCATGATTCGCAATTGCTGCTCGCGACGCCATTTCGAATTGTCGACGTGACGAACTTGGACGAAGTTAGCGACGCGATTCGATGGTGGACCGAGTTGACTGGCAAGGGCGGGGAAGGAATGGTCGTTAAGCCGCTCGACTTCATTGCCAAAGGCAAAAAGGGCCTGCTGCAACCGGCGGTAAAATGCCGAGGCCGTGAGTACCTTCGCATCATTTACGGTCCGGACTACACAAGCGGCGCCAATCTCGCCCGATTACGGAATCGTGGGTTGGGAGCGAAGCGTTCGCTTGCACTCAGAGAATTTGCTCTAGGCATTGAGGCCTTGGAGCGATTCGTCCGTCGCGAGCCGCTTCGCCGTGTCCACGAGTGCGTCTTCGGCGTGCTCGCACTTGAAAGCGAACCTGTCGACCCGCGTCTTTAA
- a CDS encoding type I restriction-modification system subunit M N-terminal domain-containing protein codes for MSDVVQKLWGFCHTLRHDGIDYGDYIEQITYLLFLKMSDERGIDLTKIKMRAVDDPQKITTLNCSWPALTAKAGTDLTDYYANVLRALGQQEGLLGDIFSGAQSRFNKPTSLKQLLTTIDETE; via the coding sequence TTGTCCGACGTTGTTCAAAAGCTCTGGGGCTTCTGCCATACGCTCCGCCATGATGGCATCGACTACGGTGACTACATCGAGCAAATCACCTATTTGCTCTTCCTCAAGATGTCGGATGAACGCGGCATCGACCTCACCAAAATCAAGATGCGGGCCGTCGATGACCCGCAGAAAATCACGACGCTCAATTGCTCCTGGCCCGCTCTTACGGCGAAAGCCGGGACCGACTTGACCGACTATTATGCGAACGTGCTGCGTGCGTTGGGACAGCAAGAAGGACTGCTCGGCGACATTTTTTCGGGTGCTCAGTCCCGCTTCAACAAGCCGACAAGCCTCAAGCAACTGCTCACGACGATTGACGAAACCGAGTGA
- a CDS encoding DEAD/DEAH box helicase family protein has translation MPNPSHESEWLTRKKRIDPKLKALGWTVVPFDENADLADYSRHAIEEFPTANGPADYGLVVDGRLLGVVEAKKLSLGPQGVLLQAERYSKGVATSPFNYRGYRVPFLFSTNGEVIWFHDVRHELDLSRKVADFFTPNALAEKFHGDVESSLGRLGQLSNSHPRLRPYQKEANAAVEDAIARRKRQMLVAMATGTGKTFTTVNQIYRLMKSGVARRVLFLVDRRALAAQAVRAFAAFEPEPGLKFDHIYEVYSQRFQSGDFDDDEPFDPKVLPKAYLENPTGGHAFVYVCSIQRMTINLFGRQAVFESSSDEDIDEDAEQLSIPIHAFDFIVADECHRGYSTGEVSVWRDTLNHFDAIRVGLTATPAAHTKAYFKDVVYRYEYERAVREGYLVDYDAVKVHSDVRMNGVFLNEGEEVEMVDPDSGAETRDSLEDERQFDSSEVERKVTSPDSNRKVILELKKYADEHEQRTGRFPKTLIFAANDLPHTSHADQLVEICREVFGRGESFVRKITGRVDRPLQQIREFRNRKQPGVVVTVDLLTTGVDIPDLEFIVFLRTVKSRILFEQMLGRGTRKGEHHPDKSHFVVFDCFDGTLLEYFRKSTGITAEPPDKPLRTIQEIIDDIWSNRDRDYNVRCLVKRLQRIEKEMDASARQDFASFGVANGDLGSYARSLPRKLEDDFVETMKLLRNELFQDLLVNYTRKKRVFVRAIEHEDSVTSEYLIRDGKGDEYKPEDYLVAFSRFIDENSDKVTAIEILLDRPRDWSTSALSELKDKLATAPERFTIENLQRAHELHYHKALVEIISMVKHAADDSQPLLTAEERIRRAFTKLTAKKSFTVEQQKWLDRIRDHLVANLSIDQDDFTLMPVFEQAGGWLQANRVFDGRLEELLIELNEAIAA, from the coding sequence GTGCCCAATCCATCCCACGAATCCGAATGGCTTACCCGCAAAAAGCGGATTGACCCGAAGCTCAAGGCTCTCGGCTGGACTGTCGTTCCGTTCGATGAAAATGCGGACTTGGCCGACTACTCCCGACACGCAATCGAGGAGTTTCCCACGGCCAACGGCCCGGCCGACTACGGTCTAGTCGTCGATGGTCGGCTGCTCGGCGTGGTTGAAGCAAAGAAATTATCGCTCGGACCGCAAGGGGTGCTGCTTCAGGCAGAGCGATACTCGAAGGGAGTCGCGACGAGTCCCTTCAACTATCGCGGCTATCGTGTTCCGTTTCTGTTCTCAACCAATGGCGAGGTCATCTGGTTCCACGACGTGCGACACGAATTGGATTTGTCGCGAAAGGTCGCTGATTTCTTCACGCCCAATGCTCTCGCCGAGAAGTTTCACGGCGATGTCGAATCGAGCCTGGGACGACTTGGACAACTGAGCAACAGCCATCCGCGACTGCGACCCTATCAGAAGGAAGCGAATGCGGCGGTCGAGGACGCCATCGCTCGCCGCAAGCGGCAAATGCTCGTCGCGATGGCGACGGGAACGGGCAAGACCTTTACCACCGTCAATCAAATCTATCGGCTGATGAAGTCAGGCGTCGCCCGGCGAGTCCTGTTCCTCGTTGACCGTCGAGCATTGGCTGCTCAAGCCGTCCGGGCCTTCGCGGCATTCGAGCCGGAGCCTGGTTTGAAGTTCGACCACATTTACGAAGTCTACAGCCAGCGTTTTCAGTCGGGCGACTTCGATGACGATGAACCCTTCGACCCCAAGGTGCTGCCGAAAGCCTACCTGGAGAATCCCACCGGGGGACACGCCTTCGTCTACGTCTGCTCGATTCAGCGGATGACCATCAATCTATTTGGTCGGCAGGCCGTCTTTGAATCTTCCTCGGATGAAGACATTGACGAAGACGCGGAGCAACTTTCGATTCCCATCCATGCCTTCGACTTCATCGTCGCTGACGAGTGCCATCGCGGCTATTCGACGGGCGAAGTCTCCGTCTGGCGGGACACGCTCAATCACTTCGACGCGATTCGCGTCGGTTTGACAGCGACACCGGCCGCCCATACGAAGGCGTACTTCAAGGATGTCGTCTATCGCTACGAATACGAACGGGCCGTCCGCGAAGGATACCTGGTCGATTATGACGCGGTAAAGGTTCATTCCGACGTGAGAATGAACGGCGTCTTCCTCAACGAAGGGGAAGAAGTCGAAATGGTGGACCCGGACAGCGGAGCCGAAACGCGGGACAGCCTGGAAGACGAACGGCAGTTTGATTCGAGCGAAGTCGAACGGAAGGTCACTTCGCCCGATTCCAATCGCAAGGTCATCCTCGAACTCAAGAAGTACGCCGACGAGCACGAGCAGCGGACTGGACGATTTCCCAAGACGCTGATATTCGCGGCGAATGACCTGCCGCACACGTCGCACGCGGACCAACTCGTCGAAATCTGCCGTGAGGTCTTTGGTCGCGGCGAATCGTTCGTCCGCAAGATTACCGGCCGTGTGGACCGCCCATTGCAGCAGATTCGCGAATTCCGCAATCGCAAGCAGCCGGGCGTTGTCGTGACGGTGGACTTGCTCACGACGGGCGTCGATATTCCCGACCTGGAATTCATCGTCTTTCTGCGGACGGTGAAGTCCCGCATCCTTTTCGAGCAAATGCTCGGTCGCGGTACCCGCAAAGGCGAGCATCATCCGGACAAATCGCATTTCGTCGTCTTCGATTGCTTCGACGGGACGCTACTCGAATACTTCCGCAAGTCGACGGGCATCACGGCCGAGCCTCCCGACAAGCCGCTTCGGACGATTCAAGAAATCATCGACGACATTTGGAGCAATCGCGACCGCGACTACAACGTTCGTTGCCTGGTCAAGCGTCTGCAACGTATTGAAAAGGAAATGGATGCCTCGGCTCGCCAGGACTTTGCGTCCTTCGGCGTCGCAAATGGCGACTTGGGCAGTTACGCCCGGTCGCTACCACGTAAACTCGAAGACGACTTCGTCGAGACGATGAAGCTCCTGCGGAACGAACTATTCCAAGATTTGCTGGTCAACTACACGCGAAAGAAGCGGGTCTTTGTGCGGGCTATCGAACATGAAGACTCGGTGACCAGCGAATATCTGATTCGCGACGGCAAAGGAGACGAATACAAGCCCGAAGATTATCTGGTCGCCTTCAGCCGCTTCATCGACGAGAACAGCGACAAGGTCACTGCAATTGAAATCCTGCTCGACCGCCCGCGTGATTGGAGCACGTCAGCCCTATCCGAGCTCAAGGACAAGCTGGCCACGGCTCCCGAGCGATTCACCATTGAGAATCTCCAACGTGCCCATGAATTGCACTATCACAAGGCACTGGTCGAAATCATTTCGATGGTCAAGCACGCGGCGGACGACTCTCAGCCGCTCCTGACGGCCGAGGAACGCATTCGACGGGCCTTCACAAAGTTGACGGCGAAGAAGTCATTCACCGTTGAACAACAAAAGTGGCTCGACCGGATTCGCGACCATCTGGTCGCGAATCTATCGATTGACCAAGACGATTTCACACTGATGCCGGTATTCGAGCAAGCGGGCGGCTGGCTTCAAGCCAATCGCGTATTCGACGGCAGGCTCGAAGAGCTACTCATCGAACTCAATGAAGCCATCGCGGCTTGA
- a CDS encoding helix-turn-helix domain-containing protein: protein MPKLDGYLRIREAAAYLGVSPNTLRNWGRGGKICERRHPVNGYRLYSRKELDALLVEAERPTSERTRRKPR from the coding sequence ATGCCGAAATTAGACGGATACCTGCGGATTCGAGAAGCCGCTGCGTATCTTGGCGTGTCGCCGAATACTCTGCGGAACTGGGGACGCGGTGGCAAGATTTGCGAGCGGCGGCACCCAGTCAACGGCTACCGACTTTACTCGCGGAAGGAATTGGACGCTCTGCTTGTAGAGGCGGAACGGCCCACAAGCGAACGGACCCGACGAAAACCTAGATGA